The following coding sequences are from one Panthera leo isolate Ple1 chromosome E1, P.leo_Ple1_pat1.1, whole genome shotgun sequence window:
- the MED31 gene encoding mediator of RNA polymerase II transcription subunit 31 → MAAAVAMETDDAGNRLRFQLELEFVQCLANPNYLNFLAQRGYFKDKAFVNYLKYLLYWKEPEYAKYLKYPQCLHMLELLQYEHFRKELVNAQCAKFIDEQQILHWQHYSRKRMRLQQALAEQQQQNNAAGK, encoded by the exons ATGGCCGCGGCCGTCGCCATGGAGACAG ATGATGCTGGAAATCGACTTCGGTTTCAGTTGGAGTTGGAATTCGTGCAGTGTTTAGCCAACCCCAATTACCTTAATT TTCTTGCCCAAAGAGGTTACTTCAAAGACAAAGCTTTTGTTAATTATCTTAAGTACTTGCTTTACTGGAAAGAACCAGAATATGCCAAGTATCTAAA GTACCCACAGTGTCTGCACATGCTCGAGCTGCTTCAGTACGAGCACTTCCGCAAGGAGCTGGTGAACGCTCAGTGCGCCAAGTTTATCGACGAGCAGCAgattctgcactggcagcactaTTCCCGGAAGCGGATGCGCCTTCAGCAAGCCCTGgcggagcagcagcagcagaataACGCAGCGGGAAAGTGA